A stretch of Halomonas elongata DSM 2581 DNA encodes these proteins:
- a CDS encoding DUF899 domain-containing protein, protein MVEHRTATREEWLAERLELLQAEKELTRRSDELAQRRQALPWVRIDKSYRFETEAGDASLKDLFQGRSQLIVYHFMFGPDYEAGCPSCSMIADGFNGFVTHLAHHDVTLMAVSRAPLATLQAYKQRMGWSFPWASSPDGDFNFDFSVWFTEQQQRDGDIEYNYQREPVFAWRAGKAGGGEAPESQFAAMCGTDTATYQRDRPGMSTFVLEDGAVYHCYSTYSRGLDGLWGSYQWLDRAPLGRNESGGIWWRRHDEYGES, encoded by the coding sequence ATGGTGGAACACAGAACGGCGACACGCGAAGAATGGCTGGCGGAGCGGCTCGAACTGCTGCAGGCAGAGAAGGAACTGACACGGCGCAGTGATGAATTGGCGCAGCGGCGCCAGGCGCTGCCGTGGGTGAGAATCGACAAGTCGTATCGTTTCGAGACCGAGGCAGGAGATGCCTCGCTGAAGGATCTTTTCCAGGGGCGCTCGCAACTGATCGTCTATCATTTCATGTTCGGCCCGGACTACGAGGCGGGCTGCCCGTCATGTTCGATGATCGCGGATGGCTTCAACGGCTTCGTGACGCACCTGGCCCATCATGATGTCACCCTGATGGCGGTGTCGCGGGCGCCGCTGGCAACCCTGCAGGCCTACAAGCAGCGCATGGGCTGGTCCTTTCCCTGGGCCTCGTCGCCCGATGGTGACTTCAATTTCGATTTCAGCGTCTGGTTCACCGAGCAACAGCAACGTGACGGGGACATCGAGTACAACTATCAGCGCGAGCCCGTGTTCGCATGGCGGGCCGGGAAGGCAGGTGGCGGCGAGGCGCCGGAGTCACAGTTTGCGGCCATGTGTGGTACCGATACGGCCACCTATCAGCGCGACCGGCCGGGGATGAGCACCTTTGTCCTGGAGGACGGCGCCGTCTACCACTGTTATTCCACGTATTCGCGCGGATTGGATGGGCTGTGGGGCTCCTACCAGTGGCTCGATCGGGCGCCCCTGGGGCGTAACGAGTCCGGAGGAATCTGGTGGCGGCGCCACGACGAGTACGGCGAGTCGTGA